In one Bombyx mori chromosome 22, ASM3026992v2 genomic region, the following are encoded:
- the LOC101744078 gene encoding peroxidase, whose translation MLWSLVFLAFLKLTAGVRYESFSGLPATDEKIQYFIKQENLDNCTNDIQLPCDPNERRRLDGSCSNFDYPSRGTFHTPVIRLLPEADCGDDETSPSGAPLKSAREVRQRILQTGKASDLSYTQLLAIISTIIFADLGSIHDSVNLLTETTNCCTAEGKSNYMCTPIDIPQDDPVHRFSGIRCLNLTRPKSFQTYGCLADSNVDRIEFTTPLFDLSTIYRSTEPAPEYRTYSGGLLMTQEADGTIFPPQEGPHSNKCLQNDASNGETKCFGPVSTSILPVTLLVVWWWRLHNKIAKELNEINPHWDDETLFQTARDINIAITNQFVYYELLPTLFGEEFCLKNELIHSESGHRDLYDESIPATYLEYYLALRWFHLVSEGDLKLFDEDFKYVGKKMVTDLSLHTDFLMRDKNLAKMTRGTYYQAGGDNDRAVDPAICDKGLGIMQKASDLTAADLRKNQLFKIPPYVDYVKLCHDVEIKTWKDMLKFIDMDRIESLQEIYETPGDVELLAGIWIERPMEGGYVPPTAACIINKQLSLTMKADRHWYERSDRPYAFNVAQLAEIRKATVAGFLCEVGDGVERIQREALKRVTASNPLVSCQEIPRWNLAAWKESK comes from the exons ATGCTCTGGTCATTAGTTTTCTTGGCGTTTCTGAAGCTGACCGCCGGTGTTCGCTATGAATCGTTTTCTGGTCTACCAGCGACTGATGAAAAGATCCAATACTTCATCAAACAGGAAAATTTAGA TAACTGCACCAATGACATTCAACTCCCCTGCGACCCCAATGAGAGACGACGTCTAGATGGCTCATGCAGTAATTTCGACTATCCGTCAAGAGGAACATTCCATACCCCTGTGATAAGATTGTTACCCGAAGCCGACTGTGgag ACGATGAAACCTCTCCATCTGGAGCTCCTTTAAAATCTGCCCGGGAAGTCAGGCAGCGTATTTTACAGACAGGGAAGGCATCAGACCTCTCATACACACAACTATTGGCGATTATCTCGACAATCATATTTGCTGACCTTGGTTCAATCCATGATTCCG tgAATTTGTTAACGGAGACCACAAATTGTTGCACAGCGGAAGGAAAATCAAATTATATGTGCACGCCTATAGATATTCCCCAGGACGACCCTGTCCATAGGTTCTCTGGTATACGCTGCTTGAATCTCACTCGACCGAAATCGTTCCAGACTTATGGCTGCCTTGCTGACTCGAATGTAGACAGA ATCGAATTCACAACACCGTTATTTGATTTATCGACTATCTACCGATCGACCGAACCGGCTCCAGAATACAGAACATACAGTGGCGGATTACTGATGACCCAAGAGGCCGATGGCACCATCTTCCCCCCACAAGAAGGACCGCACAGCAATAAATGCTTGCAAAACGACGCGTCTAATGGAGAAACGAAATGTTTTGGCCctg tttcaaCATCGATTCTGCCGGTCACATTGTTGGTCGTGTGGTGGTGGAGACTACACAATAAGATCGCCAAAGAACTAAACGAAATCAATCCTCATTGGGATGACGAAACATTGTTCCAAACTGCAAGGGACATTAACATCGCAATAACAAACCAATTTGTTTACTACGAATTGCTGCCAACTCTATTCG GTGAAGAATTCTGTTTGAAAAATGAGCTGATTCACTCTGAATCTGGACACAGAGACCTTTACGATGAGTCTATACCTGCTACTTATCTCGAATACTACCTCGCTTTGAGATGGTTCCACTTGGTTTCAGAGGGTGATTTGAA ACTTTTCGACGAGGATTTCAAGTACGTGGGCAAAAAAATGGTAACAGACCTCTCTTTACATACTGATTTCTTGATGAGAGATAAGAACTTGGCAAAAATGACACGAGGAACTTACTATCAGGCTGGAGGAGATAATGATAGAGCTGTAGACCCGGCC ATTTGTGATAAGGGATTAGGAATAATGCAAAAAGCATCCGACCTTACAGCAGCGGATTTGAGGAAAAATCAGCTTTTCAAAATTCCACCTTACGTCGACTACGTAAAACTGTGCCATGATGTCGAAATTAAAACATGGAAAGACATGTTGAAATTCATTGACATGGAT CGAATTGAAAGTCTGCAAGAAATTTACGAAACCCCTGGTGACGTGGAACTCCTGGCAGGAATCTGGATTGAAAGACCTATGGAGGGAGGTTACGTTCCTCCAACCGCAGCTTGTATCATAAACAAACAACTGTCTCTCACTATGAAAGCTGACAGACATTGGTATGAGAGATCGGACAGACCCTACGCTTTCAATGTCG CTCAGCTGGCGGAAATAAGAAAAGCAACAGTTGCAGGCTTCCTTTGCGAAGTTGGTGACGGTGTAGAGAGAATCCAACGGGAGGCACTTAAAAGAGTGACTGCTTC GAATCCATTGGTCAGCTGCCAAGAAATCCCGAGATGGAATCTCGCTGCTTGGAAAGAATCTAAGTGA
- the LOC101743930 gene encoding peroxidase translates to MFWILLLFGVVNAVTYDSFSGRPATGPQLNQFDKYGTTSMCTNEIAPCDPNERRRIDGSCNNLKNPQRGAIHTPSYRVLPPVYSDGYRNRKSICGTNEELKPPRIIRYETLLEGKASSSKFTQLVTYFVLFMFNDIGSVQDVINYLKRKTYCCEEKGKYDDECTPNLIYENDPVHRFSNVRCMNLTSPYTFQYFKCRSNKTTPSRILPSTPLFDLSNIYNYIPGGINDFREYKGGRLKVELVNGLTYPLSGNERSCIANQKPKETLCHKYLPNGVMGSNIFHIWFYRLHNVVAANLEKINPCWDDNKIFYTTREILIAGYLQIYYYQFLPLLFGMERLIKDGVISKHKGYRDVYDEKIIPQMSDEYSYVLRWFHIAQEATLELYDENYKCFKTFPMVNLTTRTAYFPENDHEAQIARGSFLQSTSKFMDHAVDPDISEVGLGGLQYAFDITAADVAKGRLFGFAPYVDYLEVCRKKKFKTFKDLLEVMDEDRIKRLRRVYKCAQDVDLMPGLWSERKIKDGSVPGTLYCLMAEQLLRSIKSDRHWYERRNRPYAFTPEQLSQIRNSNMGKLLCRVAPGITKITKNPFLVRSERNKMVSCDELPEVDFNAWKECKQ, encoded by the exons ATGTTTTGGATTCTACTCCTGTTTGGAGTGGTGAATGCTGTCACATATGACAGCTTCAGTGGGCGACCAGCTACTGGACCGCAGCTGAATCAATTCGATAAGTACGGCACAACAAG cATGTGTACAAATGAAATCGCGCCTTGCGATCCAAATGAAAGACGAAGGATCGATGGTTCCTGTAACAACCTGAAGAACCCTCAGCGCGGAGCTATTCACACGCCTTCTTACAGAGTCCTACCACCTGTTTATTCTGATG gTTACAGAAACCGAAAATCTATATGTGGTACGAATGAAGAATTAAAACCACCCAGAATTATACGATATGAGACATTGTTAGAAGGCAAGGCTTCGTCATCGAAGTTCACGCAATTGGTCACGTACTTTGTACTGTTCATGTTCAACGACATTGGAAGCGTACAGGATGTTA ttaattatcTCAAACGAAAAACGTATTGCTGTGAGGAAAAAGGAAAATACGACGATGAGTGTACCCCGAATTTGATCTACGAGAATGACCCCGTCCACCGGTTCTCAAATGTTCGATGTATGAACCTAACCAGTCCTTACACCTTTCAATATTTCAAGTGCAGAAGTAATAAAACAACGCCTTCCCGG ATTTTACCATCGACTCCACTCTTTGATTTGTctaatatttacaattacataCCTGGAGGCATCAACGATTTCCGAGAGTACAAAGGAGGTAGATTGAAGGTTGAGTTAGTGAACGGTTTGACTTACCCACTATCAGGAAACGAAAGATCCTGTATCGCAAATCAGAAGCCAAAAGAAACATTATGTCACAAGTATC TGCCCAATGGCGTTATGGGCTCGAACATATTCCACATATGGTTCTACAGACTCCATAACGTTGTGGCCGCGAATCTGGAGAAGATCAATCCCTGTTGGGATGACAATAAAATTTTCTACACGACGAGAGAAATTCTGATAGCTGgttatttacaaatatattactATCAATTTTTGCCTCTTTTGTTTG GGATGGAAAGGCTGATAAAAGACGGGGTTATATCAAAACACAAAGGCTACAGAGATGTTTATGATGAGAAGATTATACCACAAATGTCCGACGAGTATTCTTATGTGCTACGATGGTTTCACATTGCACAAGAAGCGACCCTTGA ATTGTACGATGAAAACTACAAGTGCTTCAAGACATTCCCTATGGTCAATTTGACCACCAGAACAGCATACTTCCCTGAAAATGACCATGAAGCCCAGATAGCTCGTGGTAGTTTCTTGCAGTCCACTTCTAAATTTATGGACCATGCTGTGGATCCTGAT ATCTCCGAAGTTGGCTTGGGAGGGTTGCAGTATGCATTCGACATTACAGCTGCGGATGTAGCAAAAGGACGATTATTTGGATTCGCTCCATATGTTGATTATTTGGAAGTATGCAGAAAGAAGAAGTTCAAAACCTTCAAGGATCTTCTTGAAGTGATGGATGAAGAT AGAATTAAACGCCTTAGAAGAGTTTACAAATGTGCACAAGACGTAGACCTGATGCCTGGGCTATGGTCTGAGCGAAAAATAAAGGATGGAAGTGTCCCGGGTACCCTATACTGCCTAATGGCGGAACAGCTTCTGCGGAGCATAAAATCAGATAGGCATTGGTATGAGAGGCGGAATAGACCATACGCTTTTACACCTG AACAACTGTCTCAGATAAGAAATTCGAATATGGGCAAACTATTGTGCCGTGTAGCACCCGGCATCactaaaatcacaaaaaatcCTTTTCTTGTAAGGAGTGAGAG AAATAAGATGGTGAGCTGCGACGAATTGCCCGAAGTGGACTTCAATGCATGGAAGGAATGCAAACAGTGA